TATTGGTGAAAGAAACCTTTAAGGCTTTGAGGCTAAAGTCATGAAAACGAAGGTGCATCTTATACACTAGGAGGAATCATTATGAAGTAACCTTATCGCCGCGTAAATTCATATAAATGAGTCAATAATCGGTcttgtttaaaatacaataaaaaaaagtgtttgtTCATTATAACAATGGAAATGTTAAGATTTGGGCGccgttttaagtaaaaaataactgTGTGAGGTTACCCTGCttttccataacaaacttaatagttaattccataacatttttttttagttttttaattacaattttgattttttgtaacTGTTTACAAAAACTTCTcccatttttgttttaacaaaaaagtaaTGTTAACGTAATGCACACACGTGACGCGCCACACACGTGAGTTAGTGTGTGGGTTGCATGTGAGTGAATGAGTGTTAGGTTATGTTCGATCTCAGGAGTATCTCCAACTCTGCGTAAGCTGTGTTCGGAAGCCAGTCCGTTAAGTAAGCGGGTAGATATTTGCAgcctatttaatatattgtagATGTATTGCGTCTTTCAATATATaggaattattaattttaataacataaatagaTATCTATAAGTTGACTAAATATAGCAATACGGAAATACAATGTAACGCTACATTgcaatgatattttaaaatgataattgaaataatgatATTTCCTGTGTGGCGGAAGTTATGAATTATGATATTGCGAGGTCAACGAGCTAGCTTAGGTCAAAGGAAAACTTAATTAACGCCAGTACACGATaggcttaattatttttttaattaacctgTATTTTAAGACTTAGTAAAAAGAGTATTAATACCATTTTATGATTCCtcatacttttatatatttacaaaatttacatatcttattgaatattaattttttcaaacacagatttatacagtatttacatttgacctaattattaaattttgttttagtttccTATTTatcgatttaaaattattattattattactatgtacgagcagtgttggcttagagGCTTTATCGTACGACTCTAATctctgaggttgtaggttcgattcgactgtgcaccaatggactttctgtctatgtgcgcacttTAGATTCGCTCGAACAGCGAAGGAAAACaatgtgaggaaaccgacttgccttagacccaaaagtcaacggcgtcaGGCACAGGGGGCTAATCacgtctattagattgacaaatgatcatgaaactggTACAAAAATCTGActgacctaaagaggttgtagcgcacTGGTGACTTTGGTTACTATGTAGGTAAAGAATATAGAAAACGAATTCACAATTATacaaaccacagcggttttctaatgtaacatattatgagtctattatattattctgtaaaaaaaatgtctcaacataattatgatatttgttatatataccgaaattattattattatattaattaatatatcaatTGTTTAAGAAAAACCTTGGTTTTGAACAGCAACAAATTACTGTTGCAACACAACGTTGCAAATCTAAACCAGAGCTGTTATTATATCACCGCGTATAACTTTGATCAAAGACGAAATAGACAGCCTTTACAAGTGGTCATCGATAATCAAATTACACACACAGATCGTGGACTAACGTCCATGTTTAGTCTTTGTGACGGTACAAAGAGACAAACGAAATTAATTGGGGTCATGTCGGCGTAATCCAATCTTCGTTAGTCCGGCACACGCCTTTTACTTCAATAAACCGAACACAAGAAACTTTATCAAAACTTGCACATGGATTTTGTGGATACTGATATCAAACGTGACTTTGTCTGGTTGAGTTGCACACTGTAGTTGGTTAAATGGACATAGTAATATAGATACatgatatatacaaaattatcttTTCGACTTACAATGAAATCAAAGTAATGACATCTGCAGATTACTAACATATATCCCGAGAGACtagtttttaaaactaaaaagttcaATTTATAGATGCATTTGTATGAGGAGAGATTGGTAGAAAACGTTAAAAAGTTTTCTATATGAACTGAAGACGCGGTTTTGagataaaaattgaaataaaattatcatataactataaatttttagtaaaatataaattgtccgCAAAATATAAACCTTTGGCATCTTGATGAGAGTTTGTCGACATCAATTTACGTACAATGTCAATTTGCACAAGAGAAACGTTCTGGGACATAGTGCCTCATTAGAGGCGGGCGGTTGCAATTAAACCGTGCGTCTTTTGCGTTAACGAGCGACCAAAATTGGAAGCTCGGACAAGagcttaataaaatgtaataaatatttagcacGATAATATCAGtgatgtaattatttattaatgattgATAGCGCATTTAATAGCCTGTATGCGGATTATCTGATGATAAGACCTCCCTGATTGGCTCGTGAATGTCacatttgatatatttatggCGATAATTGAGTCGATAGCATTCTTTTAAGGATTTTTATGGCCAtccataataaatatgttattttatccCGAGGATTCGGGAATCCTATACAaagggccgttcaagtattacgtaagcactatagggggggggggttctttgatattcttatttggtgattacgtcaacagtaattatttacttttctatgcttgaaaacgaaattcaTGCATTTTCGAAGATTCCTACAAAAcataatacgtttatgtactattatttttgagagctgaGCTTACTTTTTCTGacaagagggggggggggggggggggggggggataaattgcagtaaatctaaTCGTAATACTTGCACGAACCCAAATACGATACAACAAAATTTGAGAGACTTCAATGTTATTATAATCAGAAATGATATTCAAGAAGTTGGACTATAAGTTGCAAATGTGGCGAGCGCGAGAGTTAACAATGCGAATGTGTGAGGGAGTAAGAAGTTGGTTTTAGAGGCGGCTCGTTAGCGGCGGGCCTGATTGCCGATTGAGCAGCAATTGCCTTGATTGACGGAGCTTAACGAACCTGCTTCAAGAGCCTGGACGTGCTTCACCGTCTCGATCTTTAGATGTAGGCGAATTTTCATCTTTTTCACTAGTTATCTAATAACCCATTGAGATACACACATCTAAACTTAAATGTGAAATGTCGATATTAAAGACTAATCATATCGTTGAATATTTAAAGTCCCGAAGCGCAGAGTTTTCTGATTGCTATGAATAAAGTTAATCCATCtacaaatgtttattttaagcagcatcaaattatttataacactgTTAGTACATCGCGTAATTTTGTGTGTACAGTAATCAGTAACACGTCTTTTAGGAGCCGCAATCCATCATATCGGGACAAAAGGGGGTTGTGGCTGTTTGCGTGAGAGAACGTTAATTTCGTTAAGGAGTCTCAATCAGGGAAGACGTGTACGTAAAGTCGAGCGGTCGCCGCGGGAGCGATTCAAGCGAATCACCGTACCTGGAGGCGCGGGGGTCGACTCGTTAGTTGTTGTTTGCCGAGTGACGCGGGTCAATCAGCAGAGACATGCACGGAACCGCACTTCTTCATCCCCCTTCGCTCCCGCACCCCTCACCCCCACTCGTTAGGCCGCGTCTCTGTCAACTGAGAGACGAGCTTTATCGAATCTACGACGCACGAGCCTCGCGGTTGGCCCACTCTTCTCTCCTAGTTAGGTTCACAACCACCGGTAAACAAGGGAAATCAGTGTAAAATGAATTTGTATTTTCATCTCAAATAATCCAAATTAGACTGGCGGAATCTCACTGTGCGTTAGTAGCTACTTTAAGGGAAATAAGGTAGACATAGTTGGACTAGCTAATTGGGATGGATTCCTTGCGTTCCACTAATTAACAGGGCGGCGCCTGAAGGCAGCTGCGGTCCACGTGCGATTTGCCAACTAACACCGCGCGTAATGTAAGCcgtacaattattaaatacacagtttaaaaagaataagtTGAGTGCTTCTAAAACTTTATAACTCATAATATCTTCAGTCTGACGTTCAGAAAACAActtctttaattaatgtttccCTACAATTTTTGCAAGAGAATGGTAAGTTTTAAATGGGATGCTTGTAAAGGATAAAAGgactaaaacatttatttacattgtaaATAGAATCaggttgaatttaatttaggagaatttaattaattgacagTAAGGCTCGCTTGTATATCAGGTCTCATCAATCTAAATATGCTTCTTCGCTGTATAAGTCAAAAGTGACTAAAACATGgcatttcttttgtttctgtttataaattactaacgCAACGTGATTTATAAATGAGAGCAGTCGCGGGAGGTACAACAGCAGTTAATTAGTgagaaaataaactaaaaacttcGTTTGTCGATCTAAATTAGCCCTTAGGGTTTTTTAATTCCCAATTTAGTTTGAGATTCCGTCGATCGGCCCAAAGTACTTTTTGTGACACACCCAGGTATACGGCTCTAAGCATTTTCATAACAATGCGGCCGCGGCTTTCTCGGTATACTTTTTTCGGTCAAAACGTTTGACAGACGCTATTGTCATCGTTAGATGATGAACTAAAAACATAAGTTATTGACAATCGATGGGAATCAGACATCGAATGCCGGAGTAGACTGCCACTAATGAACATTTTTCAAACATGGTAAAGGAACGCAATTCCTTAATCACTTAAAGTGGCTTCGGACAgaatttattaacttaatgGCGTAATATGAACAAATTTATGTTCTCATTAGATCTGCGTTTTAATGAGAAGACACGCAATAATATTGTCGTTGGTTTTTACAACTAGACTTTTATAGATTCAATCGCCTAGACAAAGTATGAAATGTGTAATGATGttcaattattcttatttttttattaactatatacttttaaacaCAAATCTTCCAAGACTTCTTTACTAACACTGTTAAtgtttactattattttttgctactatttttattacaacattctttttctttttttgcgtctGAGGCGAGAACTGACtattgtggtctctggcagaataatgctgagccagggccagttatAACCACaacgcacacacacacattacacacttaaagtgtaccttattccttttttttcattccataatgttttttttatttttattattattattttgtgcgtttcgttagtaataaatgttatggtTATGTTTactcaaaaaaaaagattaaacttatataacttcaattacttaatgattttaaatagtacataaaatatattagatactGTTATACAAAACTAGCGAAATGCAATTTTAAATCTGTGCTGCAACAATTTATTCTGTGAAATCAGATAACTAGCTTTACTGAGAAGccaattattttcttaagttTTCCCTTTTGTACACTGAATCAATGATTACACAGCATTAtgcttttattaaactaatctAACTATAATGAAATCATTCATAAAACTCACCTTGTATAGTCGCTTTTACATAAAATCATCCCTCCTTTGAAGTAGAACGATCTGCCCATATCCGCAAGTGCCTGTCCGCAACACGTGCATTTCAGACAGCCATGGTGCCAATATCTGTCAAGGGCGTGGAGGAGGAATCTTTCTACGATCTTTCCGCCGCATCCGGCGCATTCTTTGAGTGCTGGGTTATTGTTATTGTGTGGGTAGTCGTGACCGTTGGCGAAGGCCGCCTCCGGTGAGGAGGGGTGGGGCGAGCTGAGCTCCGCGTACCCGTGGTAGTGCGGGTTCATACTCAGAGCGCTCGCCAGCTTGACGGTTGGAGCGGAGACCGCTCGCACGTACCACCGCAACTACACGccctgttcacaaataaatataggtTAGATGTTTACACGAGAATTGAAATCGGTAtctaaatattcttaaaaaataaatttaccagATTACGTATTGAGATAACTTGTGTAATAGGCACaatatattaacttattatGATAAAGTGATAATCTGTAATTCATAAGtgttaaaaaagatttttgaccataaataaataaattttaaataacattgtcCGAATGCAGGGGTGAATACAGAAATGTATTtcagttaattatattttttattttggaagCGTTTCAGGCGAAAATTAATTTCTGTTTGACCTTCCGGGCGGCATCGTCCATGGTCCGCGGACGGGCgcgtttataaaattttccaaTTAACAATTTCGTACAATTAGAACCGTAGCGGGGTTCGGTCCTTTGCGGGGTTCGGGCGGTGTCAACCCTAACCAATTAGCCAGCGGCCGGCGTAGCGGCGGGACGTCTGAGCCATCCCGTCGccataaaacttaattaaacgTTTTAAAACAAGTATTCATTAAAGAATAATCAAGCTTATGTAGTCATAAATAACAGGATTGTCCCGCGCAGAACGGGTGCCGTAATTAAGACTGCACAGAGTTGATCAAACGCACTGATTTGAAACTACCCTTCATTAAGAGAACGCGAGGCGGGCGCGGAGCTTCCGCTGCGGTGCAGAAACTAATTAAGAATAACGGACGCTTTAAAAGCGTAATTAATTTAGATTGTAATTCTATTTCTCCGAGAGTAAAGTAGACAATTATTTCAGTAGCCCTTTCTTTTGAAGCGATTTGCTTTGAATCTAATTTGGTTAATTTCTGTCCGTCGTAATAAGCTTGTAGGTGGATTATGTTTGACGTGTGCGGAATAATAAGGCGAGGCGTTCGTGAGCGATCTAGACATGTCTGTTGCGAGGTGCAAGTCATTACTGGTTGTCGGGTATGTCTAATGAAGGTTATAAGGGCCTGGTATTGATGGCGTGTACAGCACGGTCGAGTTGCGTGCGTACTAATGAGCAGGCGTCGCGTGCGCCTATCGTACTTCGTTAAATCGCACCCGGGATACGCACAGGGTTGCCACTTGCTACTTGTTAACCCGTCAACTCATCCCAATGCATGTTCAAAGGAATGTTGGAAGTAACGAGTTCAATTCAAATATGGCACGCATCTATATCGGATAGCCGTGATAAAATTCGATTGGCAATTTAGTAGTGTTAAATTCTATCCGTTTACAGCTCTGCTCAGTCTCAACTCTCTGGTTAAACAGTAACGAACatgttcttaaaattatgattcTACATATATTGAGGAATTCTACAAATTTGTTACATATCATATTTTCaagaaaaatgtgtgacaacCCTGAAAACACCAGATTTATGTCTGTTTCGTTAATTTTGTGAACACATGTTCGGTTACAAGTGTCTTGGAGATTGTGATTTGAACATTTCTAGAATTGAAAGGCAAGAGGTCGCTATAACTTAATCATTGTTTATACTgagtttatttcaataaaatttagtaCAGCAGATTAGTTGGTTGTGAGTGACATGTTTATTATCGATTATTGTAAAGGAACGATAACAAAGACAAAAATCCATATGTATGCCCATAAAGGGCCCATGGGTACCCATTTTAGTGGATACGTAGCCGGCCTTTCTTGCTGTCTTTGATCTACCGTAGTTTGTTCCGAACCCCATAAAACTTCTCATAACAACTAAACTATTTCTACGGTAAAAATctatcaaaattcaaatttcgaatgATATAATTGAGtacaaattacattaaaacgtGCAAGGAAAAATAATGTCTATATGTTATTACTTAAGTCGTGAATCGTTTGGTAGATTTTCCTATGCGTGTTTAGACTGGGGGTGGCCTGGGAACCTGGGCAGGTGCTATTTTCATTATTCAAGCCCCATTGATTGGATACTTTGTTGGCgtttaaaaatcttattagCCACCGGACAAAGGCACTCCTCACAGCCCTCCTAAGTGATTTTTTCAATTACTGTGAACTGCACCTAAATGTTTTGAAAGTCATCTTGTTACGGTCCTGTtaaggttaaaattatttgctgatttaactttttaggtcttcttatgtatgtaaatatttcgtattttctaaaataatatttaaaaatcgctGTATAAAAGAGTTATTACTGTATATAGGTATAATTAAATCAGGAAGACAAGCACTTAGGttgcataaaaaatattattacctacgTTTTATgcaattgaaatatatatatttatctattttcatAGAGCACCCCcggattaataatttaataggcagtttttgttattaagcCACAAAAAGTAGTGTAGATTTCGTGAATAAAAGTATATCCTCGTAATCGGACAGTAGTTTTTCCTTCAGTTAAGTACAACAGCGAacgaataatataattaaggcGAAACCGCCTGCGAAATTAAACTCGAAAACGGAATGAGAATGTGAGGCTAATTAGAGCCTGGGGCGGAAGACGCGTCTCATCGCGGGCTATGGGGTCGCTTGTGACCCCTAATCCAACAGGTCACGGGGACGTCTGTTATACAGAGAAATATCAGTACGGAAAGTTGGTTAagacatttaaaaatcttcttttCTTTAACGGATAAGAACACGGCAAGAATTTatggaaatatttatatataaagaaaaaactgtttaaccggattgaagttatgtattattataaatttacaactatttaacataattttaaatttatccgacgtttcgcgtgctttacagcgtgcgtggtcacggtgactgaagacaaaagatgttggatgtcaaaaagtatcacagctgtagagaaagttgccttatctgtatttattaccccggagttggtatcgactaaaagatggagggttttggcaaaaatggctcacggtgtcctgtATAATCTCTCTAGtctcaatatttatatagctCGACGTTTGAAGTGCTTTTCAGCACTGAGTCAGCGAGAGTCCCCAAAGTTGGACCAAAGGTAAACCATCTTTGCCACAATCCAGTAAGGTATACGGAGGAAATAGCGTGTGAAAATGACAAGAACACGGCAAGTGTAAAACGTGTCACGTGATTTCTAAGCCAAATTACATAAagcactatttttgtatagaaaagTTTTTACCTAAACTTCAAATTGGCCTATCCAAttacaattcaataaaaatattctgcTACGTAGTTTCCATAATTCTACGATTCAAAAAACTATTCCATTAAGTTACAGGCTATTCAACAATTGAGTACCCGTACTCACAAACAACCGCTCTACAAGCATAACAATTCGTTTTCTCTCACATACTAATTAAAAACTGCGGACAAATTGGAGCCCACTCTCCGCTGACGAGAATAAAATATCTAGCATTGAGGACCTCGTCCGTTATTCAATAATTCTGTACGATCCGAGTGTGTAATTCCTCGTAGGAGGAATGTTTTTGAggcgaaaatatattttattaataaacgtgACGAACAatgtttgtttactttttaaagCAATGGCGTTCAATCCTTGACTGAATCTATAATTATGTTCTTAAATGCGTAATTAACAATTGCTCTAAATGTAATCGTGAGGACATCGACAACTTGGTTTCCTTTAGACCCCAAAAATCGACGAAGTATGACGTGTGGTGACAGAGCAGTGTCGGTCTAgtacttcagcgtgcgactctcatgcctgaggtcgtaggttcgatccccggctgtgcaccaatgatcacctacttgccgattagatttaaaaatgatcatgaaacagattcagaaatctgacgccaagacctaaagaggttgtagcgccactgatttttttatgacagaTGGTGTAAGAATTATGAATGCGAATGGGCAGAAATTTTATCTTAcactaataatattgtaaagtattttataacataGCTTCTTTATCACTAGCGCatgtaatactaaaaaaatacagtaaagTGAAAAAATgccccacactaggattccctgtgtctTGGGCAGCCATTATCTTCCATTTGACAAACTTATGATGTCTTAGAACCTATATTTGAA
Above is a genomic segment from Pieris napi chromosome 7, ilPieNapi1.2, whole genome shotgun sequence containing:
- the LOC125050953 gene encoding LIM domain transcription factor LMO4, with amino-acid sequence MNPHYHGYAELSSPHPSSPEAAFANGHDYPHNNNNPALKECAGCGGKIVERFLLHALDRYWHHGCLKCTCCGQALADMGRSFYFKGGMILCKSDYTRMFGSGGACAACGQAIPASEFVMRTSAPQQPLHVFHIKCFACSKCGSHLMQGDRYYMLAGSLVCEQDWQKLMKSANAAAPGAPVRKGKVGRPRRSRE